A single Tenacibaculum sp. Bg11-29 DNA region contains:
- a CDS encoding LytTR family DNA-binding domain-containing protein — MNVVIIEDEDLASLSLEKLLLKCPFSVFVKKRLESVETAIEWFKENSCDLIFSDIHLGDGYSFEIFEKLKISTPIIFTTAFDEYAIKSFQFFAIDYLLKPYNEELLHKAIEKYINLKKDTNYSDKLEKLLLKMNTKIQNEKEKERFLVSKGNLSISIKREDVTYFMAQGKHLFLYTFSNESYLYDGTISNLEEELSSKYFFKINRKYIIQHSAIKNILKYSNNRIKIELAPDLKVEETLLVSAQRIKDFKKWLDN; from the coding sequence ATGAATGTAGTTATAATAGAAGATGAAGATTTGGCATCATTATCTTTAGAAAAATTATTATTAAAATGTCCTTTTTCAGTTTTTGTAAAGAAAAGATTAGAAAGCGTTGAGACAGCGATTGAATGGTTTAAAGAAAATAGTTGTGATTTAATTTTTAGTGATATTCACCTTGGAGATGGATATAGTTTTGAAATTTTTGAAAAATTAAAAATTTCAACACCTATAATTTTTACAACAGCTTTTGATGAATATGCGATTAAATCTTTTCAATTTTTTGCAATTGATTATTTATTAAAACCATATAACGAAGAGTTGCTTCATAAAGCAATAGAAAAATATATAAATCTTAAAAAAGATACTAACTATAGTGATAAATTAGAAAAGTTATTACTAAAAATGAATACTAAAATTCAGAATGAAAAAGAAAAAGAACGTTTTTTAGTATCAAAAGGAAATCTATCTATTTCAATAAAAAGAGAAGATGTTACTTATTTTATGGCCCAAGGAAAACACCTTTTTCTATATACGTTTAGTAATGAAAGCTACCTTTATGATGGTACAATTTCTAATTTAGAAGAAGAGTTGTCTAGTAAATATTTTTTTAAAATAAATCGAAAATATATTATTCAACATTCAGCTATTAAAAATATATTAAAGTATAGTAATAATCGCATAAAAATTGAACTTGCACCCGATTTAAAAGTAGAAGAAACACTATTAGTTAGTGCTCAAAGAATTAAAGATTTTAAAAAATGGTTAGATAATTGA
- a CDS encoding SusC/RagA family TonB-linked outer membrane protein, producing the protein MRKIIIYLLFLTSFSVFAQKTKKETKIISGTIIDGPRNEPLPGVTVFASTRIIGNKTDIDNVIQGSMIGSTTDFDGHFTFNGPKEIKYIIISYLGFETQKINVESKSRNLIIKLEEKEEILGEIIVTGYQKIEKRKVTSSFAKLKADDVKRSGVANIDQMLSGEISGVFIQPTNGGPGAPAKIQIRGTSTLNGSSDPLWVLDGIPLQGNDIPKDFNDKDNIDNLQSYAIAGINPEDIKDITILKDASATSIYGARAANGVIVITTKKGKEGAMRINFNSNTFLTLKPNFSKLNLMNSSEKVDFELKLARRSDLNYQKERGGVARILQLHNEYDNFQTNGFSSIAPQAQKEINNLRDLNGNWGDKLYQAALNQQYGLNVSGGSEKSRYYFSLGYYDEEGTTKGTGLNRYNITFKNDYDVNDKLNVGVSVFTSRNKSKSYITGADANTNPAYYSRRVNPYFTPLNSDGSYNYDLDLVERSSLNFKYNPLEERINTNQELTTFSVKPIIDLTYKYNNRLTLYTQLGMQFDFDKTEKFAGKETYYTRKYRYNSRYLDKDGNSAYFLPEGGIIQNWNSDSFQYNWKTTLNYNKTINSIHEIDAIIGTEFREDKRTEIHTKGFGFNPNTLNTIQITNDRVLGSALFNPYKKSINENAYASFFGTMSYTYDRKYTIFGSLRYDGSNLFGVNPKFRYLPLWSVSASWDVTKESFFDFDAINEFKIRASYGVQGNIDKSTSPFVTGIYNDVNILPDNTEESIAVISAPNKDLRWEKTVSSNIGFDLGLFNNKINISADYYYRKSTDLIGLQSVPLESGFNFINTNWATLSNRGVELAINTKNIITDDFSWTSSFNISQNKNKVEEIQIKDNDFKPSLKGYGVNAIFAIKTAGLDSNGLPLFWKDGKKITAVDFYNLTEGVDGSQLTREEHRNLYSYVGNGDPEFTGGFTNRFQYKDFNLTIATNFNLNQTIKRSPTYHPTQISPTYNYNKEVLNAGTGNYPSFIGATTPGFETDLVYNWYNQYDTGNTYKDLDIWVEKISYIRINNIKLGYNVPAKYLERINLSRLSFNLSGRNLFVFGTDYDGYFDPETLGSSYAQPIPKVISFGFNLSF; encoded by the coding sequence ATGAGAAAAATAATAATTTACTTACTATTTCTTACATCATTTTCGGTTTTTGCACAAAAAACAAAAAAAGAAACAAAAATAATAAGTGGTACCATTATAGATGGACCTAGAAATGAACCTTTGCCAGGGGTAACCGTTTTTGCTTCAACAAGAATTATTGGAAATAAAACAGATATTGATAATGTAATTCAAGGATCAATGATTGGTTCTACTACTGATTTTGATGGTCATTTTACATTTAATGGACCAAAAGAAATCAAATACATTATAATTTCTTATTTGGGATTTGAAACACAAAAAATTAATGTAGAGAGTAAAAGTAGAAATCTTATTATAAAACTAGAAGAAAAAGAAGAAATCTTAGGCGAAATTATAGTTACAGGATATCAAAAAATAGAAAAAAGAAAAGTAACTTCTTCTTTTGCTAAGCTTAAAGCAGATGACGTTAAACGTTCAGGCGTTGCTAATATTGATCAAATGCTATCAGGTGAAATTTCAGGAGTATTTATTCAACCTACTAATGGAGGGCCAGGAGCTCCTGCTAAAATTCAAATTAGAGGTACATCTACTTTAAATGGTTCATCAGATCCATTATGGGTGTTAGACGGAATTCCTTTGCAAGGAAATGATATTCCAAAAGATTTTAACGATAAAGATAACATCGATAATTTACAATCATATGCTATAGCAGGTATTAACCCAGAAGATATTAAAGACATTACTATTTTAAAAGATGCTTCAGCGACATCTATTTATGGAGCAAGAGCAGCTAATGGGGTTATTGTTATTACAACAAAAAAAGGAAAAGAAGGTGCTATGAGAATTAATTTTAATTCTAACACATTTTTAACTTTAAAGCCAAATTTTAGTAAGTTAAATCTTATGAATTCTAGTGAGAAAGTAGATTTTGAATTAAAATTAGCCCGTAGATCAGATTTAAATTACCAAAAAGAAAGAGGTGGAGTTGCTCGTATATTACAATTACACAACGAGTATGATAATTTTCAAACAAATGGTTTTTCAAGCATAGCTCCTCAGGCACAAAAAGAAATTAATAATTTAAGAGATTTAAATGGTAATTGGGGAGATAAACTATATCAAGCAGCATTGAACCAACAATATGGATTAAATGTTTCTGGGGGGAGTGAAAAATCGAGATACTACTTCTCTTTAGGTTATTATGATGAAGAAGGAACCACTAAAGGAACAGGATTAAATAGATACAACATAACATTTAAAAATGATTATGATGTTAATGATAAATTAAATGTAGGTGTAAGTGTTTTTACAAGTAGAAATAAAAGTAAATCATACATTACCGGAGCTGATGCAAATACAAACCCAGCATATTATTCAAGAAGAGTAAACCCTTATTTTACACCATTAAATAGTGATGGTTCTTATAATTATGATTTAGATTTAGTTGAACGTAGTAGTCTAAATTTTAAATACAATCCATTAGAAGAAAGAATTAATACAAATCAAGAACTTACAACTTTTTCTGTAAAGCCTATTATAGATCTTACCTATAAATATAATAATCGTTTAACTCTCTATACTCAATTAGGGATGCAGTTTGATTTTGATAAAACAGAAAAATTTGCAGGTAAAGAAACTTATTATACTCGAAAATATAGATATAATTCAAGGTACTTAGATAAGGATGGGAATAGCGCTTATTTTTTACCAGAAGGAGGAATTATTCAAAATTGGAATAGTGATTCTTTTCAATATAATTGGAAAACTACTTTAAATTACAATAAAACTATAAACAGTATTCATGAAATTGATGCTATAATTGGTACCGAATTTAGGGAAGATAAAAGAACGGAAATTCATACTAAAGGTTTTGGGTTTAATCCTAATACTTTAAACACAATACAAATCACAAACGATAGAGTTTTGGGAAGTGCATTGTTTAATCCTTATAAAAAAAGTATAAATGAAAATGCTTATGCATCCTTTTTTGGTACAATGTCATACACGTACGACAGAAAATACACCATTTTTGGAAGCTTACGATATGATGGTTCTAATTTATTTGGTGTAAATCCTAAGTTTAGATATTTACCACTATGGTCGGTATCGGCTTCTTGGGACGTTACTAAAGAAAGCTTTTTTGATTTTGATGCTATTAATGAATTTAAAATTAGAGCATCTTATGGAGTACAAGGAAATATTGATAAATCTACCTCTCCATTTGTAACAGGTATATATAATGATGTTAACATATTACCCGACAATACAGAGGAAAGTATAGCTGTTATTTCAGCACCTAATAAAGACTTACGTTGGGAAAAAACGGTATCCTCGAATATTGGTTTTGATTTAGGATTATTTAATAACAAAATAAATATATCAGCAGATTATTATTATCGTAAAAGTACCGATTTAATAGGTTTACAATCAGTTCCTTTAGAAAGTGGATTTAACTTTATTAATACCAATTGGGCAACATTAAGTAATAGAGGAGTAGAACTGGCTATAAATACTAAAAATATTATAACTGATGATTTTAGTTGGACAAGTAGTTTTAATATCTCGCAGAATAAAAATAAAGTAGAAGAAATTCAAATTAAAGATAATGATTTTAAACCGTCATTAAAAGGGTATGGAGTTAATGCAATATTTGCTATTAAAACAGCTGGTTTAGATAGTAATGGCTTACCGTTATTTTGGAAAGATGGAAAAAAAATAACAGCGGTAGATTTTTACAATTTAACCGAAGGTGTTGATGGTAGTCAATTAACTAGAGAAGAGCATAGAAATTTATATAGTTATGTTGGAAATGGAGACCCAGAATTTACAGGGGGCTTTACTAATAGGTTTCAATACAAAGATTTTAATTTAACGATTGCTACAAATTTTAATTTAAATCAAACGATTAAGAGATCTCCAACATATCATCCAACCCAAATAAGTCCAACTTATAATTACAATAAAGAAGTTTTAAATGCAGGTACAGGTAATTACCCTTCTTTTATAGGGGCAACAACACCTGGTTTTGAAACAGATCTAGTATACAATTGGTATAACCAATACGATACAGGAAATACTTATAAAGATTTAGATATTTGGGTAGAGAAAATCTCATACATAAGAATAAATAATATTAAACTAGGATACAACGTACCTGCTAAATATTTAGAAAGAATAAACTTATCAAGGTTGAGCTTTAATCTATCAGGAAGAAACTTATTTGTATTCGGTACAGACTATGATGGTTATTTTGATCCAGAAACTTTAGGAAGCTCTTATGCACAGCCAATACCAAAAGTTATTTCTTTTGGTTTTAACCTTTCTTTTTAA
- a CDS encoding C40 family peptidase, with product MDKKLLLLIIISFISFLFFNQKNEKPLPDNNFKTVVNPKIEELIEFANSYKGVLYLAGGSTRKGMDCSGLVSTSFNKIGIKLPRSSSAISNNGKEIFLENVKVGDLLFFNIARLKGEINHVGLVTLIKNGEIFFIHSTTSKGVIISSMKQTYWKNEFVKAKRIL from the coding sequence ATGGATAAAAAACTACTCTTATTAATTATTATTAGTTTTATAAGTTTTCTTTTTTTCAATCAAAAGAATGAGAAACCATTACCCGATAATAATTTTAAAACAGTAGTAAATCCTAAAATTGAAGAATTAATTGAATTTGCAAATTCTTATAAAGGTGTTTTATATCTTGCAGGAGGATCTACTAGAAAAGGAATGGATTGTTCAGGTTTAGTAAGTACTTCATTTAATAAAATAGGAATTAAATTACCACGATCGTCAAGTGCAATTAGTAACAACGGGAAAGAAATTTTTTTAGAGAATGTTAAAGTTGGAGATCTATTATTCTTTAACATCGCTCGATTAAAAGGAGAAATAAATCATGTAGGCTTAGTAACCTTAATAAAAAATGGAGAAATATTTTTTATTCATTCTACAACTTCAAAGGGGGTTATTATTTCTTCAATGAAACAAACTTATTGGAAAAATGAGTTTGTAAAAGCAAAACGTATTTTATAG
- a CDS encoding zinc-dependent metalloprotease yields the protein MKSHSQINNINLKAISLLFLIITTSVFAQKEDEKKDSITKNNKISYSKLNKEGNKKTGIFNIFKLKGDIYFEIPDSLFSKDFLIVNKISRVPFELNGHGLNKGMTYETKLIRFYKDTVSNKIWVKTINPRVKSPKNNAITLSVEENFGESIIEEFKIESENKTSTSALIKVNKIFNGKEKSFNDLLANIGLGGSIKTKLSKIEVVKTFHKNIVVKSLLTTSVTEGKSAALPLSIGVTTNIVLLPSKIMKPRFADKRIGYFSKPMDYYSDNQHEVEHRELITRWRLVPKKEDIEKYKKGELVIPEKQIVYYIDPATPQKWRPYIKNGVSDWNKAFEQAGFKNAIVVKEVTEKDKDFDADDVRYSVVTYVASEKQNAMGPSVIDPRSGEILEADIIWWHNLMKGLHQWIRVQTGPINPKARANTFSDEIMGESIRFVSSHEVGHTFGLKHNMGASFSYPVDSLRSSKFTKKMGGTAPSIMDYARYNYVAQPEDNVAEVSPKIGVYDKYAINWGYRWLDSKTSHEELSILNKWIRKHENNSLYFYGEQQSKVIDPRSQSEDLGDDAVKASEYGVKNLKRIVPNILEWTKQEGEDYYKASKLYKAVIDQWQLYSNHVMANIGGIYINNTVYGDNKNTYVPVPTSIQKKSLDYIINNSILPQKWLFVPELIHKVYPVRDAPDGERFYSPISMFRVYQTNMMYHLLKTDRLMRVTENIALTLDKSTSFSEEYLFDRLFETIFKKTVNNESLNMLDRITQKNYIDVLTVGRNQLLKKTRNKGLTIESNKFKNVHFTYIPRVSDIGSSKRAELKRILKLLKKKRKKGDKITKNHYNDIIARIQYNLNNQ from the coding sequence ATGAAGAGTCACTCTCAAATAAATAATATTAATTTAAAAGCGATTAGCCTACTTTTTTTAATCATAACTACTTCTGTTTTTGCACAAAAGGAAGATGAAAAAAAGGATTCTATCACGAAGAATAATAAAATATCATATTCTAAATTAAATAAAGAAGGAAATAAAAAAACTGGAATATTTAACATTTTCAAATTAAAAGGAGATATTTATTTTGAAATACCTGATTCTTTATTTTCTAAAGATTTCTTAATAGTTAATAAAATTTCAAGAGTACCGTTTGAGTTAAACGGACATGGATTGAATAAAGGAATGACCTATGAAACTAAATTAATTAGGTTTTATAAGGATACTGTCTCAAATAAAATATGGGTTAAAACAATAAACCCAAGAGTGAAATCTCCCAAAAATAATGCTATAACTCTTTCTGTAGAAGAAAACTTTGGTGAGTCTATCATTGAAGAATTTAAAATAGAGTCTGAAAATAAAACTTCAACGTCTGCACTAATAAAAGTAAATAAGATTTTTAATGGTAAAGAAAAAAGTTTTAATGATTTGTTGGCTAATATAGGGCTAGGAGGAAGTATTAAAACAAAATTATCTAAAATAGAAGTAGTAAAAACATTTCATAAAAATATTGTAGTAAAATCTCTTTTAACAACATCTGTAACTGAAGGTAAAAGTGCTGCATTACCACTATCTATAGGAGTCACTACGAATATAGTTTTGCTTCCGTCAAAAATTATGAAACCTCGTTTTGCAGATAAAAGAATTGGGTATTTTAGTAAGCCTATGGATTATTACTCTGATAATCAGCACGAAGTAGAACATCGTGAGTTAATTACTAGATGGAGGTTAGTTCCTAAAAAAGAAGATATAGAGAAGTATAAAAAAGGAGAGTTAGTAATACCTGAAAAACAGATTGTGTATTACATTGATCCTGCTACACCTCAAAAATGGAGACCGTATATAAAAAATGGTGTTTCTGATTGGAACAAGGCTTTTGAACAAGCTGGCTTTAAAAACGCTATTGTTGTAAAAGAAGTAACAGAAAAGGATAAAGATTTTGACGCAGATGACGTTCGTTATTCAGTTGTAACTTACGTGGCTTCAGAAAAACAAAATGCTATGGGGCCATCTGTTATTGATCCAAGAAGTGGTGAGATTTTAGAAGCTGATATTATTTGGTGGCATAATTTAATGAAAGGTTTGCATCAATGGATTCGAGTTCAAACAGGGCCAATAAATCCTAAAGCAAGAGCCAATACGTTTTCAGATGAAATTATGGGAGAATCAATTAGATTTGTTTCATCTCATGAAGTCGGTCATACTTTTGGATTAAAGCACAATATGGGTGCATCATTTAGTTACCCTGTAGATTCACTTAGATCTTCAAAATTCACTAAAAAAATGGGAGGAACAGCACCATCTATAATGGATTATGCTCGTTACAATTATGTAGCACAACCTGAAGATAATGTTGCTGAAGTAAGTCCAAAAATAGGAGTATATGATAAATATGCTATTAATTGGGGGTACCGTTGGTTAGATTCAAAAACATCTCATGAAGAACTATCTATTTTAAATAAATGGATAAGAAAACACGAAAACAATTCGCTTTATTTTTATGGAGAGCAGCAAAGTAAAGTCATCGATCCGAGATCTCAGAGCGAAGATTTAGGGGACGATGCCGTAAAAGCTAGCGAGTACGGGGTGAAAAATTTAAAAAGAATAGTACCTAATATTTTAGAATGGACAAAGCAAGAAGGTGAAGATTATTATAAAGCATCTAAACTTTATAAGGCTGTAATAGATCAGTGGCAGTTATATAGTAACCATGTTATGGCTAACATAGGTGGTATATACATTAATAATACAGTTTATGGAGATAATAAAAACACTTATGTACCAGTGCCAACGTCTATTCAAAAAAAATCACTTGATTATATAATTAACAATTCAATTTTACCACAAAAATGGTTGTTTGTACCCGAACTAATTCATAAAGTATATCCTGTTAGAGACGCACCAGATGGAGAACGTTTTTATTCTCCAATTTCAATGTTTCGTGTTTATCAAACAAACATGATGTATCATTTATTGAAAACAGATAGATTAATGAGGGTAACTGAAAATATAGCTTTAACATTAGATAAAAGCACTTCATTTTCAGAAGAATATTTATTTGATAGACTATTTGAAACTATTTTTAAGAAAACAGTTAATAATGAATCTTTAAATATGTTGGATCGTATAACACAGAAAAATTACATAGATGTTTTAACTGTTGGTAGGAATCAATTATTGAAGAAAACAAGAAATAAAGGTCTAACAATAGAGAGTAATAAATTTAAAAATGTGCACTTTACATATATTCCTAGAGTTTCAGACATAGGTTCAAGTAAAAGAGCAGAGCTAAAACGAATTTTAAAATTGTTAAAAAAGAAAAGAAAAAAAGGAGATAAAATTACAAAGAATCATTACAACGATATTATAGCTAGAATACAATATAATTTGAATAATCAATAA
- a CDS encoding sensor histidine kinase → MKFLIKKREHKYYLLISVLLIILFFLGYRLVTNKITSEAEDVVEVVIKQYAKEKKNILEFDFNDFNKFISDTQKIIENSYNLDENQLKNKIILNSELVFFEDNIDASFVYFLKENKITFSSFFGDKENEFEKKTLTKAYSLNGEKLVFDSVINSKGKIYYRKTMICKVPNGSVIVFGYDINLLKYWSYFSQKHNGKGGYVIVTNKEGVCLLHPETKYIGKLVNSFFDKTSLNQIYKELEKKEGKKSQQIKTIAISEYLNLEVLRYYDVIHVGESELVSITSFPINIFIKESVNNIKQYLLWVGFLVLLSFILILGFSRNKLRYQYFKMLKYEQEKQKLAISNEQYQQKNAKLQLSQLRKKLNPHFLFNSLNSLHVLIDIDKETSQEFVLKLSEVYRYLLKDKDANFATVKEELYFLKQYFFLNKIRFNNKINLEISYCNTDNVLLKKIPFLALQTLAENAIKHNKITKIKPLLIEVLIEDDRITVSNYYNPRINKKEISHSIGLSYLNNFYNFHGISSFKTVISEGKFKCYLPLLSK, encoded by the coding sequence ATGAAATTTTTAATAAAAAAAAGAGAACACAAATATTATTTATTAATTAGTGTTTTATTAATAATATTATTTTTTTTAGGATATAGGTTAGTAACCAATAAAATTACTTCAGAAGCCGAGGATGTAGTTGAAGTCGTTATAAAACAATACGCAAAGGAGAAGAAAAACATCTTAGAGTTTGATTTTAATGATTTCAATAAATTTATTTCAGATACTCAAAAAATTATTGAGAATAGCTATAATTTAGATGAAAATCAGCTTAAAAATAAAATAATACTTAATAGTGAATTAGTTTTTTTTGAAGATAATATTGATGCAAGTTTTGTTTATTTTTTAAAAGAAAACAAAATTACATTTTCATCTTTTTTTGGTGATAAAGAGAACGAATTTGAAAAAAAAACATTAACAAAAGCCTATTCTTTAAATGGCGAAAAACTTGTATTTGATAGTGTCATAAACTCAAAAGGTAAAATATATTATAGAAAAACAATGATATGTAAGGTACCAAATGGTTCGGTAATTGTTTTTGGTTATGATATTAATTTATTAAAATATTGGAGTTATTTTTCTCAAAAACACAACGGTAAAGGAGGTTATGTTATTGTAACAAATAAAGAGGGAGTTTGTTTGTTACACCCAGAAACAAAGTATATAGGGAAATTAGTAAATTCTTTTTTTGATAAAACTTCCTTAAATCAGATCTATAAAGAATTAGAGAAGAAAGAGGGTAAAAAGAGTCAACAAATAAAAACAATTGCTATATCAGAGTATTTAAACTTAGAAGTATTACGATATTATGATGTTATACATGTAGGTGAATCTGAATTAGTTTCAATAACAAGTTTTCCTATTAATATTTTTATAAAAGAATCTGTCAATAATATAAAGCAATATTTATTATGGGTAGGTTTTTTAGTGTTACTTTCTTTTATCCTAATACTAGGATTTTCTAGAAACAAATTACGCTACCAATACTTTAAAATGCTTAAATATGAGCAAGAAAAACAAAAATTAGCAATAAGTAATGAGCAATATCAACAAAAAAACGCAAAGCTGCAGCTAAGTCAATTACGAAAAAAATTAAACCCACATTTTTTATTTAATAGTTTAAATTCTTTACATGTCTTAATAGATATAGATAAAGAAACATCTCAAGAATTTGTTTTAAAATTATCAGAAGTTTATAGATATTTATTAAAAGATAAAGATGCAAATTTTGCAACAGTTAAAGAAGAGCTTTATTTTTTAAAGCAATACTTTTTTTTAAATAAAATTAGATTTAATAATAAGATAAATTTAGAAATTAGTTATTGCAATACAGATAACGTGTTATTAAAAAAGATACCTTTTTTAGCTTTACAAACGCTTGCAGAGAATGCTATTAAGCATAATAAGATTACAAAAATAAAACCGCTTCTTATTGAAGTTTTAATTGAAGATGATAGAATTACAGTTAGTAATTATTATAATCCCAGAATAAATAAAAAAGAAATAAGCCATAGTATAGGATTAAGTTATTTGAATAATTTTTATAATTTTCATGGTATAAGTTCATTTAAAACGGTTATTTCTGAAGGAAAATTCAAGTGTTACTTGCCTTTGTTATCAAAATAA
- a CDS encoding C40 family peptidase: MCKKIVFLFIISFVMISCGSSKNVAGYKKPRKQIEQSSNSTNKPTIADKIVWTAVTYKGVPYKFGGMTKRGMDCSGLIHTSFKQRNVKIPRTSREMYAKSYEISLNKVKRGDLLFFKTSRKRGGINHVGLVTSIKNGDIRFIHSTSSRGVIVTSLHTYYWKKAFVRAKRIL; the protein is encoded by the coding sequence ATGTGTAAAAAAATAGTATTCCTTTTTATAATATCTTTTGTAATGATTTCTTGTGGGTCATCAAAAAATGTAGCAGGTTATAAAAAACCAAGGAAACAAATAGAGCAGTCTTCAAATTCAACAAATAAACCTACAATTGCTGATAAAATTGTTTGGACAGCAGTAACCTACAAAGGAGTTCCTTATAAATTTGGTGGAATGACAAAAAGAGGAATGGACTGTTCTGGTTTAATTCATACTTCTTTTAAACAGCGTAATGTTAAAATACCTAGAACATCTCGTGAAATGTATGCTAAAAGTTATGAAATATCTTTAAATAAAGTAAAACGTGGAGATTTATTATTTTTTAAAACCTCTAGAAAAAGAGGTGGAATTAATCACGTTGGTTTAGTTACTTCTATAAAAAACGGAGATATCCGTTTTATACATTCTACCAGTTCTAGAGGTGTTATAGTTACTTCTTTACATACTTATTATTGGAAAAAAGCCTTTGTGAGAGCGAAAAGAATATTATAA